Proteins from a single region of Cupriavidus sp. MP-37:
- a CDS encoding Fic family protein: MAHAPLGYDALIRKFGLRVPPLRCTSALADKTGVLSTHTGPDGTTRTVYPRNRYRGGDTTVDHLTFALKKEQLDLTVLAALFEQPQAVQDVRAWLAATPTSRYARLSAFYAKWLAGAQFDYKLPAGAPRVLALDEAEYVTGPSTPDLQFGIQNNHLGPAAFCPLVRRTEKLARWIAADLPGRVGSAIRRLEPELLARAVDYLYLAETRSTYSIEHEIPDNQRVAKFRRLLEYAGQPGPLTEAQLCEWQNEIISGLRAEYRFRDQQNWLSRGGRLRNIADYIPPPPAQLGAMMDGIAAVAGLVEAQAANPIVVAACVSFGFVFAHPFYDGNGRLHRFLIHHLLRQAGVTPAGVVLPVSARMLKQIDVYAGLLKAYSAPRTALLNYALDADSDTILIKSPQPYWLYASFDATALCEFVFECIEQCVEQDLAQEIQYLRAYDASVTRLESWLDLRQSRLSNLIDLIVQNHGELSRRKRKLFEDLTDAELARIEAVVRDEFAEYLERHGSR, encoded by the coding sequence ATGGCGCATGCACCACTAGGCTACGACGCCCTCATCCGCAAGTTCGGCCTGCGCGTCCCGCCGCTGCGGTGCACCTCCGCGCTGGCCGACAAGACCGGCGTGCTCAGCACGCACACCGGGCCGGACGGCACCACGCGCACGGTCTACCCCCGCAACCGCTACCGCGGCGGCGACACCACCGTGGACCACCTCACCTTTGCGCTGAAGAAAGAACAGCTGGACCTGACCGTGCTGGCGGCGCTGTTCGAGCAGCCGCAGGCGGTGCAGGACGTGCGCGCGTGGCTGGCGGCCACGCCAACCTCGCGCTATGCCCGGCTCAGCGCCTTCTACGCCAAATGGCTGGCGGGGGCGCAGTTCGACTACAAGCTGCCGGCCGGCGCACCCCGGGTGCTGGCGCTGGACGAGGCGGAATACGTGACCGGCCCGTCGACGCCAGACCTGCAGTTTGGCATCCAGAACAATCACCTCGGGCCGGCGGCATTCTGCCCGCTGGTGCGCCGGACCGAGAAGCTGGCGCGCTGGATTGCCGCCGACCTGCCGGGCCGTGTGGGCAGTGCCATCCGGCGCCTGGAGCCGGAGCTGCTGGCACGCGCGGTCGATTATCTCTACCTCGCCGAAACCCGCTCGACGTATTCGATCGAGCATGAGATTCCCGATAACCAGCGCGTCGCCAAGTTCCGGCGGCTGCTGGAATATGCCGGCCAGCCCGGGCCGCTGACCGAAGCCCAGCTGTGCGAATGGCAGAACGAGATCATCTCGGGCCTGCGCGCCGAATACCGTTTCCGCGACCAGCAGAACTGGCTGTCGCGCGGCGGGCGGCTGCGCAATATCGCGGACTATATCCCCCCGCCGCCGGCGCAGCTGGGCGCGATGATGGACGGCATCGCCGCGGTGGCGGGACTGGTCGAGGCCCAGGCGGCAAACCCGATCGTGGTGGCGGCCTGCGTGTCGTTCGGCTTTGTCTTTGCCCACCCGTTCTATGACGGCAACGGCCGTCTGCATCGCTTCCTGATCCACCATCTGCTGCGCCAGGCCGGCGTGACGCCCGCCGGCGTGGTGCTGCCGGTGTCGGCGCGCATGCTCAAGCAGATCGACGTCTACGCCGGCCTGCTCAAGGCCTATTCGGCGCCGCGCACGGCGCTGCTCAATTACGCGCTGGATGCGGACAGCGACACCATCCTGATCAAGTCGCCGCAGCCCTACTGGCTCTATGCCTCGTTCGACGCCACCGCGCTGTGCGAATTCGTGTTCGAGTGCATCGAGCAATGCGTCGAGCAGGACCTGGCGCAGGAAATCCAGTACCTGCGCGCGTACGATGCCAGCGTGACCCGGCTCGAAAGCTGGCTGGACCTGCGCCAGTCACGGCTGTCGAACCTGATCGACCTGATCGTGCAGAACCACGGCGAACTGTCGCGGCGCAAGCGCAAGCTGTTCGAGGACCTCACCGACGCCGAGCTGGCGCGCATCGAAGCGGTGGTGCGCGACGAGTTCGCGGAATACCTGGAGCGCCACGGCAGCCGCTGA